One part of the Desulfovibrio aminophilus DSM 12254 genome encodes these proteins:
- a CDS encoding class I SAM-dependent methyltransferase: MLKDFPRTASLEELLDIARAEFGPVRFEDVQLGDARLHILQIEDMPRYLDTLVNRARPGEPVRLPLWAKIWTSALILGTMLRRYPLPNGSEILEIGSGCGLCGLAAAAGGANVTLSDKEPAALLFSRINALKNGLADRVEVCPADFTRDRLGRRFHSIIGCEVLYEDAVYAPLLDFLDAHILREAGSEVVLAQDGARQGRVFFERAREKYRLLRKEVPCAGQEGTATTVLYRLGVTGS; this comes from the coding sequence TTGCTGAAGGACTTCCCGCGTACAGCCTCCCTGGAGGAATTGCTGGACATCGCCCGGGCCGAGTTCGGGCCGGTGCGTTTCGAGGACGTGCAACTGGGCGACGCCCGGCTGCATATTCTCCAGATCGAGGACATGCCGCGCTACCTGGACACCCTGGTGAACCGCGCACGTCCCGGTGAGCCCGTGCGGTTGCCGCTTTGGGCCAAGATTTGGACCTCGGCCCTGATCCTGGGCACGATGCTGCGGCGCTATCCGCTGCCCAACGGATCGGAAATACTGGAGATCGGCTCCGGCTGCGGCCTGTGCGGCTTGGCCGCGGCGGCGGGGGGGGCGAACGTGACCCTCTCGGACAAGGAGCCCGCCGCGCTCCTGTTCAGCCGCATCAACGCCCTGAAGAACGGGCTGGCCGACCGAGTGGAGGTGTGCCCCGCCGACTTCACCCGGGATCGTCTGGGCCGTCGCTTCCACAGCATCATCGGCTGCGAGGTGCTGTACGAGGACGCGGTCTACGCTCCGCTGCTGGATTTCCTGGACGCGCACATCCTGCGCGAGGCCGGTTCCGAGGTCGTCCTGGCCCAGGACGGCGCGCGCCAGGGGCGGGTTTTTTTCGAGCGGGCCCGGGAGAAATACCGCCTTTTGCGCAAGGAGGTTCCCTGCGCCGGACAGGAAGGCACCGCCACGACCGTTCTGTATCGTTTGGGGGTCACGGGGTCATGA
- a CDS encoding YcaO-like family protein, which produces MIRLTDCFKAYTEDQDKAASPAETVARVRGLLEARCRGVLEETRRVDTGRLGIPVFLSVCGAAARDVMPTRKQMGKGASPEQAEASALMELVERFSYFSFWADPEHFQSLRWSEAKRRFGAGLMDISRILQSVGEDMPQEQAETVMDIVRWRFHPALDVSSGNEVAVPLDWFKKLNEFNGSSAGNSFEESILQGACELVERHVSALVDRSRPVLPTLDPASFHDEVLVRLCRAFSDNGIVLLLKDITLGMPVPTVAALAYDPASFPAMSEIVFTAGTAASPAKAAIRAVTEVAQLAGDFQTGRVYEASGLPKFTDLGQIRWLEQGPLVPLDSLPCVENRNILRELEALARGLDHQGYRLYSVDTSHPDLGVTTNYNFVPGFEFRERTPNRSLGLFVGRILAEEAPPDAAERGLAVLGRTCPGASYLPFFMGLLRLRQGRNQEAAASFAEAEPIQPAAGERALAAFYQAYAMTQAGLWEESIPHLDRAALQDSEVKEFFNLRGVARFKLKRYQEAMTDFQEALALDSGSAPDLANLGLCHKFLGHAEEALDYLGTALELDPSLDWARKHYEELLRG; this is translated from the coding sequence ATGATCCGGCTCACCGATTGCTTCAAGGCTTACACCGAGGACCAGGACAAGGCCGCCTCGCCCGCCGAGACCGTGGCCCGGGTGCGCGGCCTGCTGGAGGCCCGTTGCCGGGGCGTCCTGGAGGAGACTCGGCGCGTGGACACGGGCCGGCTGGGCATTCCCGTGTTCCTGAGTGTCTGCGGCGCGGCCGCGCGCGACGTCATGCCCACGCGCAAGCAGATGGGCAAGGGCGCCTCGCCGGAGCAGGCCGAAGCCTCGGCGCTCATGGAACTGGTGGAGCGCTTCAGTTATTTCAGCTTTTGGGCCGATCCCGAGCATTTTCAGTCCTTGCGCTGGTCCGAGGCCAAACGCCGTTTTGGGGCCGGGCTCATGGACATTTCCAGAATTCTTCAGTCCGTGGGCGAGGATATGCCGCAGGAGCAGGCCGAGACGGTCATGGATATCGTGCGCTGGCGTTTCCACCCGGCCCTGGATGTGTCCTCCGGAAACGAGGTCGCCGTGCCCTTGGACTGGTTCAAGAAGCTCAACGAGTTCAACGGGTCGTCCGCCGGAAACAGCTTCGAGGAGTCGATACTCCAGGGGGCCTGCGAACTGGTGGAACGACACGTCTCGGCCCTGGTGGACCGCAGCCGTCCCGTGCTGCCCACCCTGGACCCGGCGAGTTTTCATGACGAGGTGCTTGTGCGCCTCTGCCGGGCTTTCTCGGACAACGGCATCGTGCTCCTGCTCAAGGACATCACCTTGGGCATGCCCGTGCCCACCGTCGCGGCCCTGGCCTACGACCCGGCCTCTTTTCCGGCCATGAGCGAGATCGTCTTCACCGCCGGGACGGCCGCCTCTCCGGCCAAGGCCGCCATCCGGGCCGTCACCGAGGTGGCCCAACTGGCGGGCGATTTCCAGACCGGTCGGGTCTACGAGGCCTCGGGTCTGCCCAAGTTCACCGATCTGGGACAGATTCGCTGGCTGGAGCAGGGCCCTCTGGTTCCCCTGGATTCGCTGCCCTGTGTGGAGAACCGCAACATTTTGCGGGAACTGGAGGCCCTGGCCCGGGGGCTCGACCACCAGGGATACCGCCTCTACAGCGTGGATACGAGCCACCCGGACCTGGGCGTGACCACGAACTACAATTTCGTGCCCGGCTTCGAATTCCGGGAACGCACGCCGAATCGGAGTCTGGGTCTGTTCGTGGGGCGCATCCTGGCCGAGGAGGCCCCGCCCGACGCCGCCGAACGCGGGCTGGCCGTGCTCGGCCGGACCTGCCCGGGTGCATCCTATCTGCCGTTCTTCATGGGCCTGCTGCGCCTGCGCCAGGGCCGCAATCAGGAGGCGGCTGCGAGCTTCGCCGAGGCCGAGCCGATCCAGCCCGCCGCCGGGGAACGCGCCCTGGCGGCCTTCTATCAGGCCTACGCCATGACTCAGGCCGGATTGTGGGAGGAGAGCATCCCGCATCTGGACCGGGCCGCACTCCAGGATTCGGAGGTCAAGGAGTTCTTCAACCTGCGCGGGGTGGCGCGGTTCAAACTGAAGCGCTACCAGGAGGCCATGACGGACTTCCAGGAAGCTCTGGCCCTGGACAGCGGTTCCGCCCCGGACTTGGCCAACCTGGGCTTGTGCCACAAGTTCCTGGGGCACGCCGAAGAGGCCCTGGACTATCTGGGGACCGCATTGGAACTGGACCCTTCCCTGGACTGGGCGCGCAAGCATTATGAGGAATTGTTGCGCGGCTGA
- a CDS encoding TusE/DsrC/DsvC family sulfur relay protein, with translation MAVVEFKGKKFEVDEDGFLQRFDDWNPEWVEYVKESEGIKELTDNHKKVIEFLQDYYKKNGIAPMVRILSKVTGFKLKEIYELFPSGPGKGACKMAGLPKPTGCV, from the coding sequence ATGGCTGTTGTGGAATTCAAGGGCAAGAAATTCGAGGTGGACGAGGACGGCTTCCTGCAGCGCTTCGACGACTGGAACCCCGAGTGGGTGGAGTACGTCAAGGAGTCCGAGGGCATCAAGGAGCTGACCGACAACCACAAGAAGGTCATCGAGTTCCTGCAGGACTACTACAAGAAGAACGGAATCGCCCCCATGGTCCGCATTCTGTCCAAGGTGACGGGCTTCAAGCTCAAGGAAATTTACGAGCTGTTCCCGTCCGGTCCCGGCAAGGGAGCCTGCAAGATGGCCGGCCTGCCCAAGCCCACGGGCTGCGTCTGA
- the rpmE gene encoding 50S ribosomal protein L31 — protein MKEKIHPKLHAAKIRCHCGFEIEAKSTKGQVVDVEICSHCHPFFTGKQRFVDTAGRIDRFRKKYAKFQEPGEAGK, from the coding sequence ATGAAAGAGAAAATTCATCCCAAGCTCCACGCAGCCAAGATCCGCTGCCACTGCGGCTTCGAAATCGAGGCCAAGTCCACCAAGGGGCAGGTCGTGGACGTGGAAATCTGCTCCCATTGCCACCCGTTCTTCACGGGCAAGCAGCGTTTCGTGGACACCGCCGGTCGTATCGACCGCTTCCGCAAGAAGTACGCCAAGTTCCAGGAGCCCGGCGAAGCCGGGAAATAG
- a CDS encoding DUF1385 domain-containing protein has translation MRLRNLLLHAAQETVGGQAVIEGVMMRAKDRLAIAVRRPGGEIHVEVRPWFSLTKAPLLRKPFVRGFPVLLETLVNGIKALNFSATQAVDEETDGEITGFHLALTMVVAIGAALGLFVVLPHFFSLAMEWLGLSGDVDALSFHIWDGLFKLLLFVGYILAISYVPDIRRVFQYHGAEHKVIWTFESGGLLTPESTRPFSRLHPRCGTAFLLFVLAVSIVLYTFLVPWLLTFYAPSVFLVKHLYIVTLKLFLMIPVSCLAYEMIKFAGRYRDNGLCKILCWPGLAMQILTTKEPDDRQIEVAIAALKGAVGERSAC, from the coding sequence GTGAGACTTCGGAATCTGCTTCTGCACGCCGCCCAGGAGACCGTGGGAGGCCAAGCCGTGATCGAGGGCGTCATGATGCGCGCCAAGGATCGCCTGGCCATAGCCGTGCGTCGCCCGGGAGGCGAGATCCACGTGGAGGTCCGGCCCTGGTTTTCCCTGACGAAGGCCCCTCTTCTGCGCAAACCCTTCGTGCGCGGCTTCCCCGTGCTGCTGGAAACCCTGGTCAACGGCATCAAGGCCCTGAACTTCTCGGCCACCCAGGCCGTGGACGAGGAGACCGACGGCGAGATCACCGGGTTCCACTTGGCTTTGACCATGGTCGTGGCCATCGGCGCGGCCCTCGGACTCTTCGTCGTCCTGCCGCACTTCTTTTCCTTGGCCATGGAATGGCTCGGCCTGTCCGGCGACGTGGACGCCCTGAGCTTCCACATCTGGGACGGCCTGTTCAAACTGCTCCTGTTCGTGGGCTACATCCTGGCCATCTCCTACGTGCCGGACATCCGGCGGGTCTTCCAGTACCATGGGGCCGAGCACAAGGTCATCTGGACCTTCGAGAGCGGCGGCCTGCTCACGCCGGAGTCCACCCGGCCCTTCAGCCGCCTGCACCCTCGTTGCGGCACGGCCTTTCTGCTCTTCGTCCTGGCCGTGAGCATCGTGCTCTACACATTTCTCGTCCCCTGGCTGTTGACCTTCTACGCCCCGTCAGTCTTCCTGGTGAAGCACCTCTACATCGTGACCCTCAAGCTCTTCCTGATGATCCCGGTGAGCTGTCTGGCCTATGAGATGATCAAGTTCGCCGGGCGCTATCGCGACAACGGTTTGTGCAAGATTCTCTGCTGGCCTGGGCTGGCCATGCAGATATTGACCACCAAGGAGCCCGACGACCGCCAGATCGAGGTGGCCATCGCTGCTCTCAAGGGTGCGGTGGGCGAAAGGAGTGCCTGCTGA
- the prfA gene encoding peptide chain release factor 1: MFAKLEQIERTFIDLEKELSQPEVFGDQERYRKLTKSHSDMGEIVKVFRDYKRLTQELADNKELVRDADPEIREMAHAEIASIEERLPALEEELKILLLPKDPMDDKNIIVEIRAGTGGEEAALFAADLYRMYARYAEAQGWKVEEMSSHDTGSGGFKEVIAAISGNKVYSKLKYESGTHRVQRVPATEAQGRIHTSAVTVAVLPEAEEVDVEIKPDEVRVDVFRSSGPGGQSVNTTDSAIRVTHLPTGLVVSCQDEKSQHKNKAKALKVLRSRLLQLEQDRKNAEYNEARRSQVGSGDRSERIRTYNFPQGRVTDHRINLTLYKLAAVLEGDLDELVQGLVSHYQTEALTRQAGAQ; this comes from the coding sequence ATGTTCGCCAAGCTGGAACAGATCGAGCGCACCTTCATCGACCTGGAAAAGGAGCTGTCGCAACCCGAGGTCTTCGGCGACCAGGAGCGCTACCGCAAGCTGACCAAGAGCCATTCTGACATGGGCGAGATCGTCAAGGTCTTTCGTGACTACAAGCGCCTGACCCAGGAACTGGCCGACAACAAGGAGCTGGTCCGGGACGCCGACCCCGAGATTCGGGAGATGGCCCATGCCGAGATCGCGTCCATCGAGGAACGCCTGCCCGCCTTGGAGGAGGAGTTGAAGATTCTGCTCCTGCCCAAGGATCCCATGGACGACAAGAACATCATCGTGGAAATCCGCGCGGGCACCGGTGGCGAGGAAGCCGCGCTGTTCGCGGCGGACCTCTACCGCATGTACGCCCGCTACGCCGAGGCCCAGGGCTGGAAGGTCGAGGAAATGTCCAGCCATGACACCGGTTCCGGCGGATTCAAGGAAGTGATCGCGGCCATCTCCGGCAACAAGGTCTACTCCAAGCTCAAGTACGAGTCCGGGACCCACCGGGTGCAGCGCGTCCCGGCCACCGAGGCCCAGGGGCGCATCCATACCTCGGCCGTGACCGTGGCGGTGCTGCCCGAGGCCGAGGAGGTGGACGTGGAGATCAAGCCGGACGAGGTCCGGGTGGACGTGTTTCGTTCCTCCGGCCCCGGCGGCCAGAGCGTGAACACCACGGATTCGGCCATCCGCGTGACGCACCTGCCCACCGGCCTGGTGGTCTCCTGCCAGGACGAGAAGTCCCAGCACAAGAACAAGGCCAAGGCGCTCAAGGTGCTGCGTTCGCGGTTGCTCCAACTGGAGCAGGACCGCAAGAACGCCGAATACAACGAGGCCCGGCGCAGTCAGGTGGGATCGGGCGACCGCTCGGAGCGCATCCGCACCTACAACTTTCCGCAGGGACGGGTCACGGACCACCGCATCAACCTGACCCTCTACAAGCTCGCCGCCGTTCTGGAAGGAGATCTGGACGAGCTGGTCCAGGGACTTGTCAGCCACTACCAGACCGAGGCCCTGACTCGTCAGGCCGGAGCCCAGTAG
- the prmC gene encoding peptide chain release factor N(5)-glutamine methyltransferase: MTGPTVREILGKSQEYLAARGVDSPRLSAELLLAEVLGTDRLHLFLNMDRPLAGEELARARALVTRRGRGEPAALILGRKEFWGLEFTVCGDVLVPRPETECIVEEAGSLFPRDAALTIVDLGTGSGCLAVILALQFSTARVAAVDLSPAALAVARENVRRHGVAERVTLTRADAGACPLADDCADLVVANPPYISDVEYAELSHEVRDFEPPLALRGGPDGLDQIRAQAPEMARILRPGGVVLMEIGCGQGAAVRALFEGLDAFGEVAVLRDLAGLDRVLLARRR; this comes from the coding sequence ATGACCGGACCCACCGTCCGGGAAATTCTCGGAAAGTCCCAGGAGTACCTCGCCGCGCGCGGCGTGGACTCTCCGCGTCTGTCGGCCGAACTGCTGCTGGCCGAGGTCTTGGGAACGGACCGTCTGCATTTGTTCCTGAACATGGACCGGCCCCTGGCGGGTGAGGAACTGGCCCGGGCCCGCGCGCTGGTGACCCGTCGCGGCCGGGGCGAACCCGCCGCCCTGATTTTGGGCCGCAAGGAGTTCTGGGGGCTGGAATTCACGGTCTGCGGCGACGTGCTCGTGCCCCGGCCCGAGACGGAATGCATCGTGGAGGAGGCCGGGAGCCTCTTTCCTCGGGACGCGGCCCTGACCATCGTGGACCTGGGCACGGGTTCGGGCTGCTTGGCCGTGATTCTGGCCCTGCAGTTTTCAACCGCCCGGGTGGCGGCCGTGGACCTGAGCCCGGCCGCGCTCGCCGTGGCCCGTGAGAATGTCCGGCGGCATGGCGTGGCGGAGCGGGTCACCCTGACCCGGGCCGACGCCGGGGCCTGCCCCCTGGCCGACGACTGCGCCGATCTCGTGGTGGCCAACCCGCCCTACATCAGTGACGTCGAGTACGCCGAGCTTTCCCATGAGGTGCGCGATTTCGAACCGCCGCTGGCCCTGCGCGGCGGGCCGGACGGCCTGGATCAGATTCGGGCCCAGGCTCCGGAAATGGCCCGCATCCTGCGCCCCGGCGGCGTGGTCTTGATGGAGATCGGCTGCGGCCAGGGCGCTGCCGTCCGGGCCTTGTTCGAGGGACTGGACGCCTTCGGCGAAGTGGCGGTTCTGCGCGACTTGGCCGGTCTGGACCGTGTGCTTTTGGCCCGCCGCCGTTGA
- the lpxC gene encoding UDP-3-O-acyl-N-acetylglucosamine deacetylase: protein MLQTTIRKTVRCKGIGLHSGKQVELTLRPAPEDTGILFSVRNGSGSAFLAPNPSLVVDTGLATTLGNGQESVATVEHLLAAIRGLSIDNIHVEVQGREVPIMDGSAGSFVYLLNQAGVRALAKPRRVLALKAPINFENQGRFIKAEPFNGFRVDYTIEFAHPLIGRQHLAWEGSPRAFAADLAKARTFGFLKEVDYLHANGLALGGSLDNAIVLDEYNVLNADGLRYKDEFVRHKLLDFVGDMAVMGMPLHGSFEVFASGHALNNAFLRYLDAHRADYLEEIELPVAAPVQAPESMAGKIARPVQAVA, encoded by the coding sequence ATGCTACAGACCACCATCCGCAAGACCGTTCGCTGCAAAGGAATCGGGCTGCATAGCGGCAAGCAGGTCGAACTGACCCTGCGCCCGGCCCCTGAAGATACCGGTATACTGTTTTCCGTCCGCAACGGCTCCGGCTCCGCCTTCCTGGCTCCCAACCCGTCGCTGGTCGTGGACACGGGTTTGGCCACCACACTGGGAAACGGACAGGAGAGCGTGGCCACGGTGGAGCATTTGCTGGCCGCCATCCGGGGCCTGTCCATCGACAACATCCACGTCGAGGTCCAGGGCCGGGAAGTTCCGATCATGGACGGCAGCGCCGGTTCCTTCGTCTACCTGCTGAACCAGGCGGGCGTCCGCGCCCTGGCCAAGCCGCGGCGCGTCCTGGCCCTCAAGGCCCCGATCAACTTCGAGAACCAGGGCCGCTTCATCAAGGCCGAGCCTTTCAACGGCTTCCGCGTGGACTACACCATCGAGTTCGCCCATCCGCTCATCGGCCGCCAGCACCTCGCCTGGGAAGGCTCCCCGCGCGCCTTCGCCGCCGATCTGGCCAAGGCCCGCACGTTCGGCTTCCTCAAGGAAGTGGACTATCTGCACGCCAATGGCTTGGCTCTGGGCGGTTCTCTGGACAACGCCATCGTCCTGGACGAGTACAATGTGCTCAACGCCGACGGTCTGCGCTACAAGGACGAGTTCGTGCGCCACAAGCTGCTGGACTTCGTGGGCGACATGGCCGTCATGGGCATGCCGCTTCACGGCAGTTTCGAGGTCTTCGCCTCGGGGCACGCCCTGAACAACGCCTTCCTGCGCTATCTGGACGCCCACCGCGCGGATTATCTCGAGGAGATCGAGTTGCCCGTCGCCGCTCCCGTTCAGGCCCCTGAATCCATGGCCGGAAAAATCGCCCGCCCTGTCCAGGCCGTGGCCTGA
- a CDS encoding flagellar basal body-associated FliL family protein, with translation MLFIVPDDSDETREAPEAAGQIKAQLDEGESAGRETKKVELDLDDAPFLEEEEEEEVVEEAIPQPQLEEEKPPRQAPAWLKNKFLWIGLAVALVLISVVVKFLFFNKPAPVPPPSVEEQKAEPAPPPPVEEAKPKDEGETILRLDPFWVEQKDKNGDIRFLVVRIVFSTKDQNLAKNLTQETITVRNAVYYYLKNKDLQFLADEKNAERLKKELLTVVNQYMGAGQFENLLFEEYVVK, from the coding sequence ATGCTCTTCATCGTCCCCGACGACAGCGACGAAACACGCGAAGCTCCGGAGGCTGCGGGCCAGATCAAGGCTCAGCTCGACGAAGGCGAGAGCGCGGGCCGCGAGACCAAGAAGGTCGAACTGGACCTGGACGACGCACCCTTCCTGGAAGAGGAGGAAGAGGAGGAGGTCGTCGAGGAAGCGATTCCGCAACCTCAGTTGGAGGAGGAAAAACCGCCTCGGCAGGCGCCGGCATGGCTCAAGAACAAATTTCTCTGGATCGGACTGGCCGTGGCCCTGGTGCTCATTTCAGTGGTGGTCAAATTCCTGTTCTTCAACAAACCCGCGCCGGTGCCGCCACCGTCGGTGGAGGAGCAAAAGGCTGAACCGGCGCCGCCACCGCCGGTGGAGGAGGCCAAGCCCAAGGATGAAGGCGAAACCATTCTGCGTCTGGATCCCTTCTGGGTGGAGCAGAAGGACAAGAACGGCGACATCCGGTTCCTGGTGGTGCGCATCGTCTTCAGCACCAAGGACCAGAACTTGGCCAAGAACCTGACCCAGGAAACCATCACGGTGCGCAACGCCGTGTACTACTACCTGAAGAATAAAGATCTGCAATTTCTGGCCGATGAGAAGAATGCGGAACGACTCAAAAAAGAGCTGCTCACCGTGGTCAACCAGTACATGGGGGCCGGGCAGTTCGAAAACCTCCTCTTTGAGGAGTATGTGGTGAAGTGA
- a CDS encoding chemotaxis response regulator CheY: MAADLNMRILVVDDFSTMRKIIKNILRQLGFTNVIEADDGSTGWEALNRENVDFIISDWNMPKMSGIEFLRKVRASEEYAELPFLMVTAEAQQENIIEAVQAKVSNYIVKPFTPETLNQKIQKIFGK; the protein is encoded by the coding sequence ATGGCGGCCGATCTCAACATGCGCATCCTCGTGGTGGACGACTTCTCCACCATGCGCAAGATCATCAAGAACATCCTGCGCCAACTGGGCTTCACCAACGTGATCGAGGCCGACGACGGCTCCACCGGCTGGGAGGCCCTGAACCGCGAGAATGTCGACTTCATCATCTCGGACTGGAACATGCCCAAGATGAGCGGCATCGAATTCCTGCGCAAGGTACGGGCCAGCGAGGAGTATGCAGAGCTGCCCTTCCTCATGGTCACCGCCGAGGCCCAGCAGGAGAACATCATCGAGGCCGTGCAGGCCAAGGTCTCCAACTACATCGTCAAACCGTTCACACCCGAAACGCTGAACCAGAAGATCCAGAAGATCTTCGGTAAATAA
- a CDS encoding FliA/WhiG family RNA polymerase sigma factor: protein METSSSSGKSSSSTNPPWLELEQGLKPWDAFSPKEREQVVRHYGPKIRILALRLKAKLPQSVELNELLSAGSLGLLDALSKFRPEFGIKFDTYSENRIKGAMLDELRRMDWFSRGLRHKVKVIEDAMRQIEHETGVSANTKQIEERTGLSPREVQQGLEALQNNLCVSIDSLHESLMGNRELLTENEPFQSAAFQEMVNKVAGLIEELTPREKLVISLYYSEELNMKETAEVMDITEGRVSQLHSQALLKLRENFRAKFENEGE from the coding sequence ATGGAAACATCAAGTTCTTCTGGAAAAAGCTCCTCTTCCACGAACCCTCCGTGGCTTGAGTTGGAGCAAGGGCTGAAGCCCTGGGACGCCTTCTCCCCCAAGGAACGGGAGCAGGTGGTCCGTCACTACGGCCCCAAGATCCGTATTCTGGCCTTGCGCCTCAAGGCCAAGCTCCCGCAAAGCGTGGAGCTGAACGAGCTGCTCAGCGCCGGAAGCCTGGGCCTGTTGGACGCCCTGAGCAAGTTCCGCCCCGAGTTCGGCATCAAGTTCGACACCTACTCCGAAAACAGGATCAAGGGCGCCATGCTCGACGAGCTGCGCCGCATGGACTGGTTTTCCCGAGGCCTGCGCCACAAGGTCAAGGTCATCGAGGACGCCATGCGCCAGATCGAGCATGAGACCGGCGTCTCGGCCAACACCAAGCAGATCGAGGAACGTACCGGACTTTCCCCCCGGGAAGTCCAGCAAGGGCTGGAAGCGCTGCAAAACAACCTTTGCGTGAGCATCGACTCCCTGCACGAATCCCTGATGGGCAACAGGGAACTCCTTACCGAGAACGAGCCTTTCCAATCAGCGGCCTTCCAGGAAATGGTGAACAAGGTCGCCGGGCTCATCGAGGAATTGACGCCACGTGAGAAGCTGGTAATTTCGCTCTATTACAGTGAAGAATTGAACATGAAAGAGACGGCCGAGGTCATGGACATCACGGAAGGCCGTGTCTCCCAACTGCACTCCCAGGCCCTGCTCAAACTCCGGGAGAACTTCCGGGCCAAGTTCGAAAACGAGGGCGAATAG
- a CDS encoding MinD/ParA family protein, whose protein sequence is MTSRFPMVFSVTSGKGGVGKTNISVNLALCLSRMGKRVVLLDADLGLANVDVILGLAPKLNIFHLFHEDVTLDQILLDTPYGFRILPASSGVSEMVNLDTGQKLELLESMDSLENDIDYLIVDTGAGINENVLYFNLAAQERLLVLTPEPTSLTDAYALIKVLKNRHGVERFRVLVNMVKDPKQAKETYARLVGACDHFLSGVSLDLVGAIPQDPAMKKAVINQIPVCAHAPDAAASQAIGAAARAIGSWKTAAKTDGNIKFFWKKLLFHEPSVA, encoded by the coding sequence ATGACCTCTCGTTTTCCCATGGTCTTCTCCGTGACCTCCGGCAAGGGCGGCGTGGGCAAGACCAATATCTCGGTCAACCTGGCCCTCTGCCTGTCCCGCATGGGCAAGCGGGTGGTCCTGCTGGACGCCGACCTGGGCCTGGCCAACGTGGACGTGATCCTGGGCCTCGCGCCCAAGCTGAACATCTTTCATCTCTTCCACGAAGACGTGACTCTGGACCAGATCCTGCTGGACACGCCGTATGGATTCCGCATCCTGCCCGCATCCTCGGGCGTCTCCGAGATGGTCAACCTGGACACCGGCCAGAAGCTCGAGCTCCTGGAATCCATGGACTCCCTGGAGAACGACATCGACTATCTCATCGTGGACACCGGCGCGGGCATCAACGAAAACGTGCTCTACTTCAATCTGGCCGCCCAGGAACGGCTCCTGGTGCTGACCCCCGAGCCGACCTCGCTCACCGACGCCTACGCCCTGATCAAGGTGCTCAAGAACCGGCACGGCGTGGAGCGTTTCCGCGTCCTGGTGAACATGGTCAAGGATCCGAAGCAGGCCAAGGAGACTTACGCCCGTCTCGTGGGCGCTTGCGATCATTTCCTCTCCGGCGTTTCGCTGGATCTGGTGGGGGCCATCCCCCAGGATCCGGCGATGAAGAAGGCCGTGATCAACCAGATCCCGGTCTGTGCGCACGCTCCCGATGCAGCGGCCAGTCAGGCGATCGGCGCGGCCGCGCGCGCAATCGGCTCCTGGAAAACGGCGGCGAAAACGGATGGAAACATCAAGTTCTTCTGGAAAAAGCTCCTCTTCCACGAACCCTCCGTGGCTTGA